A genomic segment from Streptosporangium roseum DSM 43021 encodes:
- a CDS encoding glycosyltransferase family 4 protein has translation MREYLLMALVAAAVTYLLVPLVRVFAIRIGAMPEVRDRDVHTTPTPRLGGLAMYGGLVAGLLIASQLPYAGGRLAEGKTVIALIAAGGLITLTGFLDDWWGMDALIKLAGQVGAAGVLVAFDVSLPWLPFPTALGGQIILDSTLSPLLTILVVVVMINAVNFVDGLDGLAGGIVGIAAMATWTYSIVLSKDYGDTSINVTAAIASVLIGMCLGFLPHNFHPAKIFMGDTGAMLIGLVLASTMITITPLDSTSINRFPVILPMLVPVAILVLPLLDLIMAVIRRTSNGLSPFSPDRGHLHHRLLDIGHSHRRSVLIMYTWTFLFAFTVVAMSVEGVPLVLFPLTVLLAVGVLVMMALPSWRARKSGGGGAGAGGRHVRPGGGPVQGQSRPLPPETPGPRSVAADDDTAVLSVLPDLSLTAPSPGFSAPETPR, from the coding sequence GTGCGCGAATATCTACTCATGGCGCTGGTGGCGGCAGCGGTGACCTACCTCCTGGTCCCGCTGGTCCGCGTGTTCGCCATCCGCATCGGTGCGATGCCAGAGGTCCGTGACCGTGACGTGCACACCACCCCGACGCCCAGACTCGGCGGTCTGGCGATGTACGGGGGGCTCGTCGCCGGCCTGCTGATCGCCAGCCAGTTACCCTACGCCGGGGGCAGGCTGGCCGAGGGCAAGACCGTGATCGCGCTGATCGCGGCGGGTGGCCTGATCACCCTCACCGGCTTCCTGGACGACTGGTGGGGGATGGACGCCCTCATCAAACTCGCCGGGCAGGTCGGCGCCGCGGGTGTCCTCGTCGCCTTCGACGTCAGCCTGCCGTGGCTCCCGTTCCCCACCGCGCTGGGCGGTCAGATCATCCTCGACTCCACGCTGAGTCCACTGCTCACGATCCTGGTCGTGGTCGTCATGATCAACGCGGTGAACTTCGTCGACGGGCTGGACGGCCTGGCGGGCGGGATCGTCGGCATCGCCGCCATGGCCACCTGGACCTACTCCATCGTGCTGTCCAAGGACTACGGCGACACCAGCATCAACGTCACGGCGGCGATCGCCTCGGTGCTCATCGGCATGTGCCTGGGCTTCCTGCCGCACAACTTCCACCCGGCGAAGATCTTCATGGGTGACACCGGGGCGATGCTGATCGGCCTGGTCCTCGCGTCCACGATGATCACCATCACGCCCCTCGACTCGACCAGCATCAACCGCTTCCCGGTGATCCTGCCGATGCTGGTGCCGGTCGCCATCCTGGTGCTGCCGCTGCTCGACCTGATCATGGCGGTGATCCGGCGCACCTCCAACGGCCTGTCGCCGTTCTCCCCCGACCGGGGACATCTGCACCACCGGCTGCTGGACATCGGTCACTCGCACCGGCGCAGCGTGCTGATCATGTACACCTGGACGTTCCTGTTCGCCTTCACGGTCGTGGCGATGTCCGTCGAGGGCGTCCCGCTCGTGCTGTTCCCGCTCACCGTGCTGCTGGCCGTGGGCGTGCTGGTGATGATGGCGCTGCCGAGCTGGCGCGCGCGCAAGAGCGGGGGCGGCGGTGCCGGCGCCGGCGGGCGTCACGTCCGCCCCGGCGGAGGGCCGGTCCAGGGGCAGAGCCGACCACTCCCGCCGGAGACGCCCGGCCCCCGGTCGGTGGCGGCCGACGACGACACGGCGGTGCTCTCCGTGCTCCCTGACCTGTCACTTACCGCTCCCAGTCCGGGTTTCTCAGCCCCTGAGACGCCGCGCTGA
- a CDS encoding AtpZ/AtpI family protein: protein MSEKKIRPEDDGRDFASAAWSIPSYLLSGMILYGGAGWLLSKWTGVIAFTPIGLILGVSLAVYLVYRKYGR from the coding sequence ATGAGCGAGAAGAAAATCCGGCCCGAGGACGACGGCCGCGACTTTGCCAGCGCCGCTTGGTCGATCCCCAGCTATCTCCTCTCCGGGATGATTCTGTACGGCGGTGCCGGATGGTTGCTGTCCAAATGGACGGGCGTGATCGCTTTCACCCCGATCGGATTGATCCTCGGAGTCTCTCTCGCCGTCTACCTGGTCTACCGGAAGTACGGTCGCTAG
- the atpB gene encoding F0F1 ATP synthase subunit A, which translates to MSTLTLLASGDEFTPPGLELFDLPPIIPGVDWFTKPVLLALLSTLIVVVFCWSAFANPKIVPRGVQNVAEMGYMFVRDQVARPFLGKDADRWMGLLLSIFFLVWIWNLMGVVPVLQFPVASHIAFPIVLALSIYVLKVYLGVKHQGPVGYFKNMMFPPGLPKPIYVLLAPIEFLSNMIIAPFTHAVRLFANMFAGHIILAFFSMVGFWFLFEKLTPLGAPLGVVGVLMTIAMTGFEMFIQFLQAFLFSMLAAMYIGNSLHAEH; encoded by the coding sequence GTGAGCACGCTGACGCTCCTCGCTTCCGGGGACGAGTTCACGCCTCCGGGCCTCGAACTCTTCGACCTCCCCCCGATCATTCCAGGCGTCGACTGGTTCACGAAGCCCGTGCTGCTGGCGCTTCTGAGCACGCTCATCGTCGTGGTCTTCTGCTGGTCCGCATTCGCAAATCCGAAGATCGTGCCCCGGGGCGTCCAGAACGTCGCCGAGATGGGCTACATGTTCGTCCGCGACCAGGTCGCCCGGCCGTTCCTCGGCAAGGACGCCGACCGGTGGATGGGCCTGCTGCTCAGCATCTTCTTCCTGGTCTGGATCTGGAACCTGATGGGGGTCGTCCCCGTCCTGCAGTTCCCCGTGGCCTCGCACATCGCCTTCCCGATCGTGCTTGCGCTCAGCATCTACGTCCTCAAGGTCTACCTGGGTGTCAAGCACCAGGGACCGGTCGGTTATTTCAAGAACATGATGTTCCCGCCGGGGTTGCCCAAGCCGATCTACGTGCTGCTGGCCCCGATCGAGTTCCTCTCGAACATGATCATCGCGCCCTTCACCCACGCGGTCCGACTGTTCGCCAACATGTTCGCCGGCCACATCATCCTCGCGTTCTTCAGCATGGTCGGCTTCTGGTTCCTCTTCGAGAAGCTCACGCCGCTGGGTGCCCCGCTCGGCGTGGTCGGCGTCCTCATGACGATCGCCATGACCGGCTTCGAGATGTTCATCCAGTTCCTGCAGGCGTTCCTCTTCTCCATGCTCGCCGCGATGTACATCGGCAACTCGCTCCACGCCGAGCACTAA
- the atpE gene encoding ATP synthase F0 subunit C: MSVLAEVTGSLNALGSIGYGLAAIGPGIGVGIIFGQGVQAIARQPEAYGLIRQNMLLGFVLTEALALIGLVAPFMFR, encoded by the coding sequence ATGTCCGTCCTCGCTGAGGTCACCGGCTCCCTCAACGCTCTCGGCTCGATCGGCTACGGTCTCGCCGCCATCGGCCCCGGCATCGGCGTCGGCATCATCTTCGGTCAGGGTGTGCAGGCGATCGCCCGCCAGCCTGAGGCCTACGGCCTGATCCGCCAGAACATGCTGCTCGGCTTCGTTCTGACCGAGGCCCTGGCCCTGATCGGCCTCGTCGCGCCGTTCATGTTCCGCTAA
- a CDS encoding F0F1 ATP synthase subunit B, translating to MIQAASLLAAEEGGNPLIPHTYELVVGVFAFLVVLVVVGKILTPRIQKTLVERTEAIEGGIQKAQDAQAEAQALLKQYKEQLAEARHEASRLREEAREQGAQIKAELREEAQAEARRLVEAAHTQIEADRQQAFAQLRSEIGRLSTDLASRIVGESLEDEARQRRTVDRFLEELESSSAAVR from the coding sequence ATGATTCAGGCAGCTTCACTCCTGGCAGCGGAGGAGGGGGGCAACCCCCTCATCCCACACACCTACGAGCTGGTCGTCGGCGTCTTCGCGTTCCTCGTCGTCCTCGTCGTCGTCGGTAAGATCCTCACCCCGCGCATCCAGAAGACCCTGGTCGAGCGGACCGAGGCCATCGAAGGCGGGATCCAGAAGGCACAGGACGCGCAGGCCGAGGCCCAGGCGCTGCTCAAGCAGTACAAGGAGCAGCTCGCCGAGGCTCGTCACGAGGCTTCGCGCCTGCGTGAAGAGGCTCGCGAGCAGGGTGCTCAGATCAAGGCCGAGCTCCGCGAGGAGGCGCAGGCCGAGGCCCGTCGTCTCGTCGAGGCCGCGCACACCCAGATCGAGGCCGACCGCCAGCAGGCGTTCGCCCAGCTCCGCTCCGAGATCGGCCGTCTGTCGACCGATCTGGCCAGCCGCATCGTCGGTGAGTCCCTGGAGGACGAGGCGCGTCAGCGCCGCACCGTCGACCGGTTCCTTGAGGAGCTCGAGTCGAGCAGCGCGGCGGTCCGCTGA
- a CDS encoding F0F1 ATP synthase subunit delta, which produces MLRGLSRASLAEVEERFNAVAGSADLGSLADELFAVADLFDREHGLRRNLSDPARPAAQKAQAVRVLLEGKVSGAALETVIAAVSAKWARSGDLADVLERLGVIAAAAEAEAASRLDDVEDELFRFGRIVASDLELYRTLTAPGVPAQAKQELLGSLLAGKVAPTTLRLISQLVVHPRGRSLDRGLEEFGYLVAAQRQRLVAVVRSAVELSEEQKRRLATWLRTSYGRDVHLNVEVDPRVLGGFSVHIGDDLIDTTIAGRIEEVRRRLAG; this is translated from the coding sequence ATGCTGAGAGGTCTGAGCAGGGCTTCGCTGGCCGAGGTCGAAGAGCGCTTCAACGCCGTGGCGGGAAGCGCGGACCTCGGCTCGCTGGCCGACGAGCTCTTCGCGGTCGCCGACCTGTTCGACCGTGAGCACGGGCTCCGCCGCAACCTGTCCGACCCCGCCCGCCCGGCGGCCCAGAAGGCGCAAGCCGTACGGGTCCTGCTGGAGGGCAAGGTCAGCGGTGCCGCACTGGAGACGGTCATCGCGGCCGTCTCCGCCAAGTGGGCGCGCTCGGGCGACCTGGCCGACGTGCTCGAACGTCTCGGCGTGATCGCCGCCGCGGCCGAGGCCGAGGCGGCGAGCAGGCTCGACGACGTCGAGGACGAGCTGTTCCGGTTCGGGCGCATCGTCGCCTCGGACCTGGAGCTGTACCGGACCCTGACCGCCCCCGGCGTCCCCGCGCAGGCCAAGCAGGAGCTGCTCGGCTCCCTGCTCGCCGGCAAGGTCGCCCCCACCACCCTCCGTCTGATCTCGCAGCTCGTGGTCCATCCGCGAGGACGTAGCCTGGACAGAGGACTGGAGGAGTTCGGCTACCTGGTCGCCGCCCAGCGACAGCGTCTCGTCGCGGTGGTGCGCAGCGCTGTCGAGCTCTCCGAGGAGCAGAAGCGGCGTCTCGCCACGTGGCTGCGCACCTCGTATGGCCGCGACGTTCATCTGAACGTCGAGGTGGATCCGCGAGTGCTCGGAGGGTTCTCGGTTCACATCGGGGACGACCTCATCGACACCACCATCGCGGGACGAATCGAAGAAGTCCGCCGCCGGTTGGCCGGCTAG
- the atpA gene encoding F0F1 ATP synthase subunit alpha has protein sequence MAELTIRPDEIRDALERFVQAYEPEGAAREEIGTVVDCGDGIAHVSGLPSAMANELLEFEDGTRGLALNLDVREIGVVVLGDFSKIEEGQSVRRTGEVLSVPVGDAFLGRVVDPLGVPMDGKGAIESEGLRALELQAPSVVQRQPVKEPLQTGLKAVDAMTPIGRGQRQLIIGDRGTGKTAIAVDTILNQRENWLSGDPDKQVRCVYVAVGQKGSTIAQVKGRLEEAGAMEYTTIVAAPASDPAGYKYLAPYTGSAIGQHWMYQGKHVLIVFDDLTKQADAYRAVSLLLRRPPGREAFPGDVFYLHSRLLERCAKLSKDMGSGSMTGLPIIETKGNDVSAFIPTNVISITDGQCFLETDLFNSGVRPAINVGVSVSRVGGSAQVKAMRKVAGTLRLSLSQFRDLEAFASFASDLDAASRAQLERGQRLVELLKQAQYSPLPVEKQVVSVWAGTTGELDDVPVEDIRRFEADFHDYISRENKGIFDSIRETKDLADDTVTALKDAITEFKKSFETSSGELLVNEEPVAALAAGEVGQEKITKHVRTAEKK, from the coding sequence ATGGCGGAGCTTACGATCCGGCCGGACGAGATCCGGGACGCGCTTGAGCGCTTCGTCCAGGCGTACGAGCCGGAAGGCGCCGCGCGCGAGGAGATCGGGACCGTCGTCGACTGCGGCGACGGTATCGCCCATGTCTCCGGCCTTCCCTCGGCGATGGCGAACGAGCTGCTTGAGTTCGAGGACGGCACGCGTGGCCTGGCACTGAACCTGGACGTCCGGGAGATCGGTGTCGTTGTTCTGGGCGACTTCAGCAAGATCGAAGAGGGCCAGTCGGTCCGCCGGACGGGCGAGGTCCTGTCCGTGCCGGTCGGCGACGCCTTCCTCGGCCGTGTGGTCGACCCGCTGGGCGTTCCGATGGACGGCAAGGGCGCCATCGAGTCCGAGGGCCTGCGCGCCCTTGAGCTCCAGGCCCCGTCCGTGGTCCAGCGCCAGCCGGTGAAGGAGCCGCTGCAGACCGGTCTCAAGGCGGTCGACGCCATGACGCCGATCGGCCGCGGCCAGCGCCAGCTGATCATCGGTGACCGTGGCACCGGCAAGACCGCCATCGCCGTGGACACCATCCTCAACCAGCGGGAGAACTGGCTCTCCGGCGACCCCGACAAGCAGGTCCGCTGCGTCTACGTCGCGGTCGGCCAGAAGGGTTCCACGATCGCCCAGGTCAAGGGCCGCCTTGAGGAGGCGGGCGCGATGGAGTACACCACCATCGTCGCCGCCCCGGCGTCCGACCCGGCCGGTTACAAGTACCTCGCCCCCTATACCGGTTCGGCCATCGGCCAGCACTGGATGTACCAGGGCAAGCACGTCCTCATCGTCTTCGACGACCTGACCAAGCAGGCCGACGCCTACCGCGCCGTCTCGCTGCTGCTGCGCCGCCCGCCGGGCCGTGAGGCCTTCCCCGGCGACGTCTTCTACTTGCACTCCCGTCTCCTGGAGCGCTGTGCGAAGCTCTCCAAGGACATGGGCTCGGGCTCGATGACCGGTCTGCCGATCATCGAGACGAAGGGCAACGACGTCTCGGCGTTCATCCCGACCAACGTCATCTCCATCACCGACGGCCAGTGCTTCCTCGAGACCGACCTGTTCAACTCGGGTGTGCGTCCGGCCATCAACGTCGGTGTCTCCGTCTCCCGAGTCGGTGGCTCCGCGCAGGTCAAGGCCATGCGGAAGGTCGCCGGCACGCTGCGCCTGTCGCTGTCGCAGTTCCGTGACCTGGAGGCCTTCGCCTCCTTCGCCTCCGACCTGGACGCGGCCTCCCGTGCCCAGCTGGAGCGCGGCCAGCGCCTGGTCGAGCTGCTCAAGCAGGCCCAGTACAGCCCGCTCCCGGTCGAGAAGCAGGTCGTGTCGGTCTGGGCGGGCACCACCGGCGAGCTCGACGACGTCCCGGTCGAGGACATCCGCCGCTTCGAGGCGGACTTCCACGACTACATCTCGCGCGAGAACAAGGGCATCTTCGACAGCATCCGCGAGACGAAGGACCTGGCGGACGACACGGTCACCGCTCTCAAGGACGCCATCACCGAGTTCAAGAAGTCCTTCGAGACCTCTTCGGGCGAGCTGCTGGTCAACGAGGAGCCGGTCGCGGCGCTCGCCGCCGGCGAGGTCGGCCAGGAGAAGATCACCAAGCACGTCCGTACGGCTGAGAAGAAGTAG
- a CDS encoding F0F1 ATP synthase subunit gamma: MGAQLRLLRRRIKSVKSTAKITRAQELIASSRIVKAQQRMQAAVPYEREITRAVTGVVSNTSSVDHPLTVAKEQPTKAAVLIVTSDRGFCGGFNANILREAEALGSLLKGKGIEPVPFVVGRKGITWHTFRGREMGGQWDGFSDSPSYSNAKEIADTLIQTFSAEDGVDEIHIVSTEFVSMLTQEVTVKRILPLEVEETSEKPDTPLPYFEFEPSAGAVLDSLLPRYVESRIFSALLQSAASEHASRRRAMKSATDNANELIRVFTMQMNQARQAEITQEISEIVGGANALADAAAGKE; this comes from the coding sequence ATGGGTGCCCAGCTAAGACTGCTGCGGCGGCGGATCAAGTCGGTCAAGTCCACGGCGAAGATCACGCGCGCCCAGGAGCTCATCGCTTCGTCGCGCATCGTGAAGGCGCAGCAGCGGATGCAGGCGGCCGTGCCGTACGAGCGCGAGATCACTCGCGCCGTCACGGGCGTCGTCAGCAACACCAGCAGCGTCGACCACCCGCTGACCGTGGCCAAGGAGCAGCCCACCAAGGCGGCCGTGCTCATCGTCACCAGCGACCGCGGGTTCTGCGGCGGCTTCAACGCGAACATCCTGCGTGAGGCCGAGGCCCTCGGCTCCCTGCTCAAGGGCAAGGGCATCGAGCCCGTCCCCTTCGTGGTGGGCCGCAAGGGCATCACCTGGCACACGTTCCGTGGCCGTGAGATGGGCGGGCAGTGGGACGGGTTCTCCGACAGCCCCTCCTACTCCAACGCCAAGGAGATCGCGGACACGCTGATCCAGACGTTCTCGGCCGAGGACGGCGTGGATGAGATCCACATCGTCTCCACCGAGTTCGTGTCCATGCTCACGCAAGAGGTCACGGTAAAGCGCATCCTGCCGCTGGAGGTCGAGGAGACCTCCGAGAAGCCGGACACGCCGCTGCCGTACTTCGAGTTCGAGCCCAGCGCCGGCGCCGTGCTCGACTCACTGCTGCCGCGCTATGTGGAGTCGCGCATCTTCAGCGCGCTGCTCCAGTCGGCGGCCTCGGAGCACGCTTCGCGCCGCCGGGCCATGAAGTCGGCGACCGACAACGCCAACGAGCTGATCCGCGTGTTCACCATGCAGATGAACCAGGCTCGCCAGGCCGAGATCACCCAGGAAATCAGCGAGATCGTCGGTGGCGCGAACGCGCTGGCTGACGCCGCAGCGGGGAAAGAGTGA
- the atpD gene encoding F0F1 ATP synthase subunit beta encodes MTAQTVETGVGRVARVTGPVVDVEFPVEAMPDIYNALTVDVTLGEETKTLTLEVAQHLGDNLVRAISMQPTDGLTRGAAVTDSGAAISVPVGDVVKGHVWSTLGESLDVPTASLKIEERWGIHRPSPAFDTLESRTEMLPTGIKVIDLLTPYVKGGKIGLFGGAGVGKTVLIQEMIRRVALKFSGTSVFAGVGERTREGNDLWLEMDEAGVLKDTALVFGQMDEPPGTRLRVALSALTMAEYFRDVQKQDVLLFIDNIFRFTQAGSEVSTLLGRMPSAVGYQPTLADEMGVLQERITSTRGHSITSMQAIYVPADDITDPAPHNAFAHLDAQTVLSRPISEKGIYPAVDPLDSTSRILDPLILGEEHYRVAQETKRILQKYKELQDIIAILGIDELSEEDKVTVQRARRIERFLSHPMYAAEAFTGQPGEFVPLDETIASFKGLCAGEYDHLPEQAFFMVGGIEQAIAKAKGLAR; translated from the coding sequence ATGACTGCACAGACTGTTGAGACCGGCGTGGGCCGCGTCGCGCGGGTCACCGGTCCCGTCGTCGACGTGGAGTTCCCCGTCGAGGCGATGCCCGATATCTACAACGCGCTGACGGTCGACGTCACCCTCGGCGAGGAGACCAAGACCCTGACCCTGGAGGTCGCCCAGCACCTGGGTGACAACCTGGTCCGCGCCATCTCCATGCAGCCCACCGACGGCCTGACCCGCGGTGCGGCGGTGACCGACAGCGGCGCCGCCATCTCCGTCCCGGTCGGCGACGTCGTCAAGGGGCACGTGTGGAGCACCCTCGGCGAGTCGCTGGACGTGCCGACCGCGTCGCTCAAGATCGAGGAGCGCTGGGGCATCCACCGCCCGTCGCCCGCCTTCGACACCCTTGAGTCGCGCACCGAGATGCTGCCCACCGGCATCAAGGTCATCGACCTGCTCACCCCGTACGTCAAGGGTGGAAAGATCGGTCTGTTCGGTGGCGCCGGCGTCGGCAAGACCGTTCTGATCCAGGAGATGATCCGCCGGGTCGCGCTGAAGTTCTCGGGCACCTCGGTGTTCGCGGGCGTCGGCGAGCGCACCCGTGAGGGCAACGACCTCTGGCTGGAGATGGACGAGGCCGGCGTCCTCAAGGACACCGCGCTCGTCTTCGGCCAGATGGACGAGCCGCCGGGCACGCGTCTGCGCGTCGCGCTCTCCGCCCTCACCATGGCGGAGTACTTCCGTGACGTGCAGAAGCAGGACGTGCTTCTGTTCATCGACAACATCTTCCGGTTCACCCAGGCCGGTTCCGAGGTCTCCACCCTGCTCGGCCGCATGCCGTCCGCGGTGGGTTACCAGCCGACCCTGGCCGACGAGATGGGTGTCCTCCAGGAGCGCATCACCTCGACCCGTGGTCACTCGATCACCTCGATGCAGGCGATCTACGTCCCCGCGGACGACATCACCGACCCGGCCCCGCACAACGCGTTCGCGCACCTCGACGCGCAGACCGTTCTGTCCCGGCCGATCTCGGAGAAGGGCATCTACCCCGCGGTGGACCCGCTCGACTCCACCTCGCGGATCCTCGACCCGCTCATCCTGGGCGAGGAGCACTACCGTGTCGCCCAGGAGACCAAGCGGATCCTGCAGAAGTACAAGGAACTGCAGGACATCATCGCGATCCTCGGTATCGACGAGCTGTCCGAAGAGGACAAGGTCACCGTCCAGCGGGCCCGCCGTATCGAGCGCTTCCTCTCCCACCCGATGTACGCCGCCGAGGCGTTCACCGGCCAGCCGGGCGAGTTCGTGCCGCTGGACGAGACGATCGCCTCGTTCAAGGGTCTGTGCGCCGGCGAGTACGACCACCTGCCCGAGCAGGCGTTCTTCATGGTCGGTGGCATCGAGCAGGCCATCGCCAAGGCCAAGGGCCTCGCCCGCTAG
- a CDS encoding F0F1 ATP synthase subunit epsilon → MAKLRVGVVSPEREIWSGEADMVIAKTIDGEIGIMPKHAPVLGVLVEGGVLTVKRGGGESDLIAAVHGGFLSVADDEVSILAEMAELGSEVDVAAAKDALQRAQASIEANQEDADAAVAAKRARARLRAAGEEVG, encoded by the coding sequence GTGGCGAAGCTGCGAGTAGGCGTTGTCTCGCCGGAGCGTGAGATCTGGTCCGGCGAGGCCGACATGGTGATTGCCAAGACCATCGACGGCGAGATCGGTATCATGCCTAAGCATGCGCCCGTGCTCGGTGTTCTCGTCGAGGGCGGCGTGCTGACGGTCAAGCGTGGAGGTGGCGAGAGCGACCTCATCGCCGCGGTCCACGGAGGGTTCCTCTCGGTGGCCGACGACGAGGTGTCGATCCTGGCCGAAATGGCCGAGCTCGGCTCCGAGGTCGACGTCGCCGCGGCGAAGGACGCGCTTCAGCGTGCGCAGGCCTCGATCGAGGCCAACCAGGAGGACGCGGACGCCGCTGTCGCGGCCAAGCGTGCCAGGGCCCGGTTGCGCGCGGCCGGCGAGGAAGTCGGATAA
- a CDS encoding DUF2550 domain-containing protein encodes MVLDVLIVVALLVALLASRVLILTRSRGSVLCCLRPMPGERGWRVGVARYADGQLNWIPLIGLLPRPRHVIVRRGLVVSGRRKLGSGEFYGFIEGMTALECRNGQSAFELAMGYRALTGFVAWLESAPPGAYLDVS; translated from the coding sequence ATGGTGCTGGACGTACTCATCGTGGTGGCGCTTCTCGTCGCCCTCCTTGCCTCCCGCGTGCTGATCCTGACCCGCTCCCGGGGCTCGGTGCTGTGTTGCCTGCGCCCGATGCCGGGGGAGCGGGGCTGGCGTGTGGGGGTAGCCCGCTACGCCGACGGCCAGCTCAACTGGATCCCACTCATAGGTCTGCTTCCAAGGCCGCGCCACGTGATCGTGAGGCGCGGCCTTGTGGTTTCCGGGCGCCGCAAGCTCGGGTCCGGTGAGTTCTACGGGTTCATCGAGGGCATGACGGCACTGGAGTGCCGGAACGGGCAGAGCGCTTTCGAGCTCGCCATGGGATACCGCGCCCTCACGGGGTTCGTCGCCTGGCTGGAGTCCGCCCCGCCCGGCGCCTACCTCGACGTCTCCTGA
- a CDS encoding flavoprotein has protein sequence MLYVIACGGRPAGELAGFVTHAQAGGWTVCVVTTPSGTKFIDAARLAELTGHPVRSDYKRPEEPDVLPPADAMAVVPATFNTTNKWAAGISDTLALGLLNEALGLGLPIVSVPWPNAALARHPAFAGSVAALREWGVRVILDLDRLPAPDSVAPESGVFPWDDLREELDDVRRSLK, from the coding sequence GTGCTGTACGTGATCGCGTGCGGCGGTCGTCCCGCGGGCGAGCTGGCCGGCTTCGTGACGCACGCACAGGCCGGAGGCTGGACGGTGTGCGTGGTCACGACGCCGTCGGGGACGAAGTTCATCGACGCCGCCCGGCTCGCCGAACTTACCGGCCACCCGGTCAGGAGCGACTACAAGCGGCCGGAGGAGCCCGACGTCCTGCCGCCCGCCGACGCCATGGCGGTCGTCCCCGCGACGTTCAACACGACCAACAAGTGGGCGGCGGGCATCAGCGACACCTTGGCCCTCGGCCTGCTCAACGAGGCCCTCGGCCTCGGGCTGCCTATCGTGTCCGTCCCCTGGCCGAACGCGGCCCTGGCGCGCCACCCCGCTTTCGCCGGCAGCGTCGCCGCTCTGCGGGAGTGGGGGGTGAGGGTCATCCTCGATCTCGACCGGCTTCCCGCTCCGGACTCCGTCGCCCCGGAGTCCGGCGTGTTCCCCTGGGACGACCTCCGCGAGGAGCTGGACGACGTCCGCCGCTCCCTGAAGTGA
- a CDS encoding cob(I)yrinic acid a,c-diamide adenosyltransferase, which translates to MTRADRDEPVVLSKIYTRTGDDGTTALGDMSRTRKSDPRLAAYADVEEANAAIGVALAMGSLDEDISAVLVRIQNELFDVGADLCTPVVEAPEFPPLRVEPSYIEWLEARCDEFNGRLKPLRSFILPGGTPAVAQLHVARTVTRRAERTTWSALEAHDDVNPLTAKYLNRLSDLMFILCRVAAHGDEILWKPGGTR; encoded by the coding sequence ATGACGAGAGCTGACAGGGACGAGCCGGTGGTGCTCTCCAAGATCTACACGCGGACCGGTGACGACGGCACGACCGCGCTCGGCGACATGAGCCGCACCCGCAAGTCCGACCCCCGCCTGGCCGCGTACGCGGACGTGGAGGAGGCCAACGCAGCGATCGGCGTGGCCCTGGCCATGGGCTCCCTCGACGAGGACATCTCCGCGGTCCTCGTCCGGATCCAGAACGAGCTGTTCGACGTGGGCGCCGACCTGTGCACCCCGGTGGTGGAGGCCCCCGAGTTCCCGCCGCTGCGCGTCGAGCCCTCCTACATCGAGTGGCTGGAGGCGCGGTGCGACGAGTTCAACGGGCGGCTCAAGCCGCTGCGCAGCTTCATCCTGCCGGGCGGCACCCCGGCCGTCGCCCAGCTCCACGTGGCCAGGACGGTGACCCGGCGGGCCGAACGGACCACCTGGTCGGCCCTGGAGGCGCACGACGACGTCAACCCGCTGACCGCGAAGTACCTCAACCGGCTGAGCGACCTGATGTTCATCCTCTGCCGGGTCGCCGCCCACGGCGACGAGATCCTCTGGAAGCCCGGCGGCACCCGCTAG